Genomic DNA from Desulfurivibrio alkaliphilus AHT 2:
GCAGCGCTATATTGCCGGTGCTGATCGCTCGAAGATGCGGTGCTGCCGGGCGTTTTACGACTGCCCCAGGTCGCGGCCCAGATAAGCTCTCTGCACGTCGCGGTTGGCCAGCAGGGCCTCGGCCGGGCCTTCCAGGATAATCTTGCCGGTTTCCAGCACATACCCGCGGTCGGCGATTTTCAGGGCCGCCTTGGCGTTCTGTTCGATGAGCAGCACCGTGTTGCCGTTTTCCCGCATCCTGGTAATGATCTCAAAAATATTTTTAACAATCAAGGGGGCCAGGCCGGTGGAGGGTTCATCGAGCATGATCAGTGAGGGTTGAGCCATTAAAGCCCGGCCCATGGCCAGCATTTGCTGCTCACCCCCTGAGAGGGTGCCGGCCAGCTGTTCCCGGCGCTCTTGTAACACCGGGAAGAGCTGATAAATGTTGTCCAATTCCTGCATAAAGGCCCGGTTGCCCTTTTTGTGCTGGATGTAGCCGCCCATCACCAGATTTTCCTGGACCGTCATGGTGACAAACACCTGGCGGCCTTCCGGCACTAAAGAGCAGCCCATGGCCACAATCTTTTCCGGTTTTTCACGGCTGATCTCACGATCCTGGAGCAGAATTTCGCCGGCGCTGGCCCGTACCAGGCCGGTAATGGTGGAAAGCAGGGTGGTCTTGCCGGCACCGTTGGCGCCGATCAGGGTGACGATTTCGCCCGGGTTGACATGCAGCGAGATTCTTTTCAGTACCCGCAGTTTACCGTAGCCGGCTTCCAGGTTGCGGACCTTAAGCATCGTCGTCGGCCTCCCCCAGGTAAATCTTGATCACTTCCTGGTCCTGCTGAATGGCCGCCGGTTCATCTTCGGCGATCTTGCGGCCAAAGGAGAGCACCACGATTTCATGGGATATCTCCATCACCAGCGACATGTCATGTTCCACCAGCAGTACGGTAATCCCCTGCTGGTTGATCTTGCTGATCAGTCGGCCCACCTCGGCGGTTTCATAGATATTGAGCCCGGCGGCGGGCTCGTCCAGCAGCAGCAGTTTGGGCTCAAGGGCCAGGGCCCGGGCCATTTCCACCGTCCGCTGCTGGCCGAAAGAAAGGCTGGTGGCCTCGGTGTCGGCCAGGTGGCCGACCTCCAGCATCTCCAGCAGGCTCATGCAGTAATCGCGGATCTCGCGCTCTTCCTTTCTGGTGCCGGGCAGGTTCAGCATGCCGGCGATGAAACCGGCGGAGCTGCGGACATGGCGGCCGATCATCACGTTTTCCAGCGCCGTCATGCCGTGGTAGAGCTTGATGTTCTGGTAGGTGCGACTAATCCCCTGTTCTGCGATCTGGTAGGGCTTGCTGCCGGTAATGGTCTTACCCTCGAAGCTGACCTGGCCGGAGGTAACCGGCAGGGAACCGGCGATCAGGTTGAAGAGGGTGGTCTTGCCGGCGCCGTTGGGGCCGATCACCGCCTTGATAATCCCCGGCTCCACCGCGAAACTCACCTCGCTGACCGCGTGCAGGCCGCCGAAGCGTTTACAGAGGTTGTCTATTTCAAGCAGTGCCATCTTCTTCTTTCCGGCCTGGCTTGCTCAGTCGGCCCTTGAGGGACGCCGGCAGCAGGAGATCCTTAAGTTGATTAAACAGGCTGAGTCGCAGCAGACCCTGGGGGGCAAAAAGCATGATGGTGATCAGGATCAGCCCGAACACCGCTTCGTCGTAGGTGCCGAACATGCCCCGCAGCGACATGAAGTTCAGGCCCACCCCCATGGTCAGCGCTCCCCACAGGTTGGCCATGCCGCCCACCGCGACAATGGCCACGTAACGTACCGACTGCATTACCCCGGCCTCGCTGGGGCCGATGCCGGAGCTGTAATGGGTCATGAAGACTCCGGCCAGGGCGGCCAGAACGGCGCTGAGGATAAAGGTGCGCAGTTTGTAGCTGGCGGTGTTGATCCCCATGGCGTTGGCCGCTTCCTCCGAGCCATGGATGGCCCGCAGCCCCCGGCCCACCCGGGAGTTAATCAGGTTGAGCAGCAGGAACATGGTGATGGCCACCAGTACCCAGGCGATATAGTAGTTGCTGACCCGGCTGCCGAAATCGCCGCTGATGCTCAGCCCGGCCAGCAGGGGAAAGGCCGGGACCTCGAAGATCCCGTCGGCCTCCCCGAAGATCGGGCTGGCCAGTGCCACCCGGTAAATGATGATGCCGAAACCCAGGGTGGCCATGGCCAGGTAGTGGCCCTTGAGCTTGAGCACCGGCACCCCGATGAGGTAGGCGATAATCATGGTGGCGGCCAGGGCCAGGGCGGCGGCGGCCCAGGGGTGAAAGTGGATGATCTCGCCCCCGAAGTAGTCCGCCCGGCTCATCAGCAACCCCAGCCGGTCGCTGACCACCAGCAGCGGGTGGTCCAGGTGCAAACTGAAATCGCGGGTGGTAAGCACCGCCGAGGTGTAACCGCCGATGGCAAAGAAACCGGCATGACCCAGGGAAATCTGCCCGGCGTAACCCAGCAGCAGACACAGGCCGATGATCAGCAGCGAGTAATAGCCGGTCATGGTGAGCTGGGTCAGGTAAAACTGGGTGTCCGTCCACAGGGTAAGCTGTTGGATCAGGACCACGGTGGCCAGCAGCAGGCTGATGGGTAACAGATGCTTCATGGCCTTAAAACTCCTTTAACCCGGCCGCGTCCTTGCGCCCGAACAGCCCGTGGGGCCGGATAAAGATGATCAGAAGCAGGATGGTGATGGCAATAACGTCCTGGTACGCCAGCGGCACCACGGTGACGCTGAAGGCCTCCAGCAGCCCCAGCAGCAAACCGGCGGCCACCGCCGCCATACTGTTGCCCAGCCCCCCCAGGATGGCCACGGTAAAGCCCTTGATGGCCAGGCCGGTGCCGATGTCGTACTCGGTGTAAGTGACCGGGCTCATCACCGCCCCGGCCAGGGCGCCGATGCCGGCCGAGAGCATGAAGGAGAAAGTGACCATGTTCTTGGCACTGATCCCGCACAGGGTGGCGGCGGTGCGGTTGGCGGCGCAGGCCCGCATCATCTGGCCGTGCATGGTATAGCGGAAAAAGAGGCTCAGGGCGATCACGATGATGGTGCAGACCCCGATGATCCACAGCACTTGGGGCGAGATCCGGGCTCCCAGAATCTGGATGGTGGTGATTTCGTCGCCCAGGAAATAGGGCAGCGCCCGCACGCTCTCGCCCCAGATATGGAGTGCGATTTCCCGGATCAGGATCGACACCCCGATGGTGATGATGATCATCCTGATTACCGAGGGGCTTTTCAACCAGCGGATAAAGGAGACCTCCACCAGGGCGCCCACCATCATGGTAATCAGCACCGCCCCGGCAATGGCCAGGGGCAGAGGGAAAAAGGCGTTCAGCGAAATGGAGATCATCCCGCCCAGCATCACGAACTCACCCTGGGCGAAATTGATAATCCCGGTGGTGTTGTAGATGATATTGAAGCCGATGGCCACGATGGCATAGATGATGCCATAGGTGATGCCGGCAAAGAAGTATTGAATAAAGAGTTCGACGGTCATGTTTGGTGGTTGGTACCCTGGTGGCCGGTGGCGATGAAAATAGCGGCGGCGAATAGTGCCGGGGCAGGCACAAAGCCGCCGCTGCCGGAGGGAATCAAGACTTCCGGCAGCGGCGCTTTTGCTATCCGGTTGATTTATTGTTCGAGTTTAACGAACTGGCCGTCTTTTACCGTCAGCATGGAAAAGGCGTCGATATCCAGGCCGTTGTGGTCGGTGGCCGAAAAGTTGAAAATCCCGCCGGTACCGACAAAACCCTGCATGTTTTCAATGGCGTCGCGGACCGCCTCGCGGTCGGTGCCGGCCTCTTCGATGGCCCGCACCAGGATATGAAAGGCGTCGTAGGCGTGGCCGCCGAAGGTGGAAACCGGCTCGTTGAAGCGGGCTTCGTAATTTTCCTGGTAGGTGACCAGCACCTCTTTTTGCGGGTGATCTGCAGGCAAGACGTCGGCCACCAGCAGGCGCCCGGCGGGGAAGATAATCCCTTCGGCGGCGCGGCCGGCAGCCTCGACGTAGCGGATATTGCCAAAACCGTGGCTCTGGAAGAGGGGAACCTCCCAGCCGGCCTGGCGCATGTTGCGGGCCAGGATGGCCTGGGCCGGCACGATGGACCAGTTGACCACCGCTTCCACTTCGCGGTTGGACATCAGCCGGGTGACCAGGGCCGAAAGATCGGTGGCGCGGCTGTCATAAACCTCGTTTTCCAGAATTTCAATGCCGTAATCCGGGGCGATCTGGGCGATCTGATTGCGGCCGGCCTGGCCGAAGCCGGTGTTACCGCTGACCACCGCGATCTTGCTGATGCCCATGTCGTTCATGGTCTTGAAGATCTGCATGGCGGCAAAGCGATCGTTCTGGGGGGTTTTGAAAACATAACGGGCCAGCGGGTTGACGATGGCCTCGGCGGCGGCCAGCGAGATCAGGATGGTGCGGCCGCCCTCGGCGATCTGCTTGATGCGCATGGTCTCGCCGCTGGTGGAGGGGCCGATGATGGCAAAGACCCGCTGCTCCTCAATGAGCTGGCGGGTAAAAGACATCGCCCGCTCGGGGCTGCCGGCGGAGTCGCGAATGATCAGCTCAACCTTCTTGCCGTTGATGCCGCCCTGTTCGTTGAGCTCCTCGGCCAGCATCTCCAGGGTCCGGGCCTCGGGGGCGCCCAGAAAGGAGGCGCCGCCGGTAACCGCCAGGATGGCGCCGATCTTGATGGTTTCGGCCACCGCCGCAACCGCACTGAAGCCCAGCATGGCCAGGGCGATGATGGTGGTCAGCAGCAATTTTTTCATAACTTTCCCTCCGTTGTTTAATGTTGAAGCGCTCTAAAGCTTGTGAACCTCTTCGTCGGACAGCAGTTTGCAACCGTTCTCCTGCAGTACCCGGCAGGCCTTGTCCGGGTCGTCGAAGCGGAACAGCAGCAGCCCGGTTTCCCCGCTGTGCTGGGTGAAGGCGTACATGTATTCGACGTTGAGCTGGGCCTGCTGCACCACTTTCAAAATCGAGTCCAGGCTGCCCGGCTGATCGGGTACCGCCACCGCCACTACCTCGGTGATGCCGACGGTAAAGTTATCTTCTTTCAGCGCTTTAGCCGCCTGGTCGGTATCGCTGACCACCAGCCGCAGGATGCCGAAATCGGCGGTGTCGGCCAGCGACAGGGCCCGGATGTTGATGCCGTGCTTGGCCAGGGTGGCGGTGATATCGGCCAGCCGGCCGGACTTGTTCTCCAAAAAGATGGTGATCTGGCGAATTTTCATTCC
This window encodes:
- a CDS encoding branched-chain amino acid ABC transporter permease; translated protein: MKHLLPISLLLATVVLIQQLTLWTDTQFYLTQLTMTGYYSLLIIGLCLLLGYAGQISLGHAGFFAIGGYTSAVLTTRDFSLHLDHPLLVVSDRLGLLMSRADYFGGEIIHFHPWAAAALALAATMIIAYLIGVPVLKLKGHYLAMATLGFGIIIYRVALASPIFGEADGIFEVPAFPLLAGLSISGDFGSRVSNYYIAWVLVAITMFLLLNLINSRVGRGLRAIHGSEEAANAMGINTASYKLRTFILSAVLAALAGVFMTHYSSGIGPSEAGVMQSVRYVAIVAVGGMANLWGALTMGVGLNFMSLRGMFGTYDEAVFGLILITIMLFAPQGLLRLSLFNQLKDLLLPASLKGRLSKPGRKEEDGTA
- a CDS encoding ABC transporter substrate-binding protein; translated protein: MKKLLLTTIIALAMLGFSAVAAVAETIKIGAILAVTGGASFLGAPEARTLEMLAEELNEQGGINGKKVELIIRDSAGSPERAMSFTRQLIEEQRVFAIIGPSTSGETMRIKQIAEGGRTILISLAAAEAIVNPLARYVFKTPQNDRFAAMQIFKTMNDMGISKIAVVSGNTGFGQAGRNQIAQIAPDYGIEILENEVYDSRATDLSALVTRLMSNREVEAVVNWSIVPAQAILARNMRQAGWEVPLFQSHGFGNIRYVEAAGRAAEGIIFPAGRLLVADVLPADHPQKEVLVTYQENYEARFNEPVSTFGGHAYDAFHILVRAIEEAGTDREAVRDAIENMQGFVGTGGIFNFSATDHNGLDIDAFSMLTVKDGQFVKLEQ
- a CDS encoding ABC transporter ATP-binding protein codes for the protein MALLEIDNLCKRFGGLHAVSEVSFAVEPGIIKAVIGPNGAGKTTLFNLIAGSLPVTSGQVSFEGKTITGSKPYQIAEQGISRTYQNIKLYHGMTALENVMIGRHVRSSAGFIAGMLNLPGTRKEEREIRDYCMSLLEMLEVGHLADTEATSLSFGQQRTVEMARALALEPKLLLLDEPAAGLNIYETAEVGRLISKINQQGITVLLVEHDMSLVMEISHEIVVLSFGRKIAEDEPAAIQQDQEVIKIYLGEADDDA
- a CDS encoding ACT domain-containing protein, whose amino-acid sequence is MKIRQITIFLENKSGRLADITATLAKHGINIRALSLADTADFGILRLVVSDTDQAAKALKEDNFTVGITEVVAVAVPDQPGSLDSILKVVQQAQLNVEYMYAFTQHSGETGLLLFRFDDPDKACRVLQENGCKLLSDEEVHKL
- a CDS encoding branched-chain amino acid ABC transporter permease, producing MTVELFIQYFFAGITYGIIYAIVAIGFNIIYNTTGIINFAQGEFVMLGGMISISLNAFFPLPLAIAGAVLITMMVGALVEVSFIRWLKSPSVIRMIIITIGVSILIREIALHIWGESVRALPYFLGDEITTIQILGARISPQVLWIIGVCTIIVIALSLFFRYTMHGQMMRACAANRTAATLCGISAKNMVTFSFMLSAGIGALAGAVMSPVTYTEYDIGTGLAIKGFTVAILGGLGNSMAAVAAGLLLGLLEAFSVTVVPLAYQDVIAITILLLIIFIRPHGLFGRKDAAGLKEF
- a CDS encoding ABC transporter ATP-binding protein, translating into MLKVRNLEAGYGKLRVLKRISLHVNPGEIVTLIGANGAGKTTLLSTITGLVRASAGEILLQDREISREKPEKIVAMGCSLVPEGRQVFVTMTVQENLVMGGYIQHKKGNRAFMQELDNIYQLFPVLQERREQLAGTLSGGEQQMLAMGRALMAQPSLIMLDEPSTGLAPLIVKNIFEIITRMRENGNTVLLIEQNAKAALKIADRGYVLETGKIILEGPAEALLANRDVQRAYLGRDLGQS